CGCAGATGATGAAGGGGAAGCCGAACTTCTCGCGATAGGCCTTGTTCAAGTCTGAGAATTTCGTGAATTCGGCGTCGCTCAGGCGGTCGAGCCCGAGGCTGCCCTGTTCGGACTGCGATTCAGTGGTCCAATCGAGCCGCTTCACCTTGGAGCCGAGCTCCGGATGCGCCCGGATGAAAGCGAGCTGGCGCTCAGCCGGGCTCTCCCGCACCACCGCGACCATGGCGTCATGCAGGGCGGTGACGGTCGGGAAGGGACGCCGCCCGGCCGCGCCTTCGGCGACCCAGGGGGCATGCTCGAAAATGTCTCCGACAGCGCCGACAAAGGCGGTCTCGGAAAGGGAGTTCAGCGAATCTAAAGTGAACGTGGCGGCCATGAATCACGACGATACCTGATAAGCCCTGAAAAACCATTGATAACAATCGCGAAATTGCCCGCTTGGGAATATTCGCCCGTTGCATTAGGAAGGGCTGGGGCGAATTTTCTCTTCCTGACGCCCCGCCGAACTTTCGCTCACATCCATTTGAACCGGACCCGCGTTAACCGCGACCAAACCATGAGCCGGCCGTCACGATGCAGCAGACATCAGACGAAGTCCTGATCCAGCGGATCGCAGGTGGTGACAGGCTCGCCATGCAGGTGCTGTTCGCGCGGCACCATGTACGGGTCTACCGGTTCATCCTTCGCATGGTGCGTAATGAAGCCACTGCGGAGGATTTGATCAGCGAGGTCTTCCTCGATGTCTGGCGTCAAGCCGGGCGCTTCGAGGGACGGAGTGCCGTCTCGACCTGGCTGCTCGCGATCGCGAGGTTCAAGGCTCTTTCGGCCCTTCGGGGACGCAAGGAGGCTGAACTGGACGATGACTTTGCAGAGGCGATCGAGGATATTTCCGACACCCCCGAAGCGTCGATGCAAAAGAAGGATACGAGCGAGATCCTGCGCAAGTGCATTGAAACACTGACGCCGGATCATCGGGAGATTATCGATCTCGTCTACTACCACGAGAAGTCCGTGGAAGAAGTCGCCGAGATCGTCGGTATCCCGGAGAATACCGTCAAAACGCGCATGTTTTATGCGCGGAAAAAATTGGCGGAATCCTTGAAGGCGGCGGGAATCGAGAGAGGTTGGCCATGAACGCAACAGTGAACAAAGCGCCAGAGAATAGCGAAGAGATCGAGTTGCTGCTGCCGTGGTATGCTGCCGGCACGCTGAGCCGTCGCGATGCTGCGCGGGTGGAAAGCGCGCTGGCCAAGGATGCGGAGCTTGCCCGCCGTTTCGAGATGGTGCGCGAGGAACTCGGCGAAACCATTCGCGGCAATGAATCGCTGGGTGCGCCGTCGGCGCGGGCGATGAAGAATCTGTTTGAAAAGATCGATGCCGAACCGGCCCGGCGCGTGGCGCCGTCCGTGAGCTTCATGACCCGGGTTTCGGAATTCATGGCGAGCTTCTCGCCCCGGACCCTCGCTTATGCCGGCGGCATCGCGGCGCTGGCGATCGTGCTGCAGGCCGGCGTCATCGGCAGCCTGATCGGGGAGCGGACCGGAACTTCGCCGCAGCTGGCCTCGACCGAGAAGGTGGCGCCGCTCAGCGGAGGCGTCGAAGCCCTGGTACAGTTTGCACCGCAGGCGAGCGCCGCGGATATCGCAGCCTTCCTGGAGGCCAACAAGGCGACCATCGTCGGCGGCCCGGCGGCTGGCAATTTCCGCATCCGGGTTGCGTCTGCGACCAAGGAGCAGACTGCCGAAATCGTGAAAAAGCTGCAGGGCAGCAAGGTGATAAGCTTCGCCGCGCCTGCCAATTAATGGGCGAACCAGCGCAAGCCGAGCGCGCCTGATTGGGTGCGCTCCAAGGCGGGACCACGATTTCCCTTTAAGGCACACCA
The genomic region above belongs to Pseudorhodoplanes sinuspersici and contains:
- a CDS encoding sigma-70 family RNA polymerase sigma factor, which codes for MQQTSDEVLIQRIAGGDRLAMQVLFARHHVRVYRFILRMVRNEATAEDLISEVFLDVWRQAGRFEGRSAVSTWLLAIARFKALSALRGRKEAELDDDFAEAIEDISDTPEASMQKKDTSEILRKCIETLTPDHREIIDLVYYHEKSVEEVAEIVGIPENTVKTRMFYARKKLAESLKAAGIERGWP
- a CDS encoding zf-HC2 domain-containing protein gives rise to the protein MNATVNKAPENSEEIELLLPWYAAGTLSRRDAARVESALAKDAELARRFEMVREELGETIRGNESLGAPSARAMKNLFEKIDAEPARRVAPSVSFMTRVSEFMASFSPRTLAYAGGIAALAIVLQAGVIGSLIGERTGTSPQLASTEKVAPLSGGVEALVQFAPQASAADIAAFLEANKATIVGGPAAGNFRIRVASATKEQTAEIVKKLQGSKVISFAAPAN